In Pochonia chlamydosporia 170 chromosome 3, whole genome shotgun sequence, the following are encoded in one genomic region:
- a CDS encoding G-protein coupled receptor (similar to Metarhizium acridum CQMa 102 XP_007810309.1), whose amino-acid sequence MESSDDGSILSTDHINTLITLERTGASLSMVAILVTVAPFVTFKKLRTTPNMFLVCASVANAGASVASMMGYDGLRMGEDSALCQVQGFMFQWFMQADPWWSFAMAVNVFLVFFNNANPCNFQKYTWVYCVICFGGPMLPATILLSIRNDERGPVFGDAALWCWIRPKWSIIRLYAYYIPIWICIVFSIFIYIAVGYHVFRHRNQLRNVTFQVSNSNYRNGSLSDSENMTSVEENSTDENSCYRLVPMGVQVTTNFSSFVEDHPPLPPHVAHRTTSRSAWLDSHNDSDSEMALPTPQFETICSSGGQHKKRTTLAGRLGNLTSTASMKLKRLDPVKMAYLRTSFIFGFSVLITWIPSSVNRLYSLANGGQVSYSLSIASGCVLPLQGVWNAIIFFTTSWSTVQAEARIIKTKFGYGVGDCRSRLESRMDISSNERCDAFSESQRDGLHLPDMETHETK is encoded by the exons ATGGAGAGCAGCGACGACGGATCGATCCTCAGCACCGaccacatcaacacccttATCACCCTCGAACGTACCGGTGCGAGTCTATCCATGGTTGCTATCCTTGTAACCGTCGCCCCCTTCGTGACTTTCAAGAAGCTCCGTACAACCCCAAACATGTTTCTCGTGTGTGCTTCTGTAGCAAACGCCGGGGCAAGCGTAGCCTCGATGATGGGCTACGATGGACTACGCATGGGCGAGGACTCGGCGCTTTGTCAGGTTCAAGGCTTCATGTTCCAATG GTTCATGCAGGCTGACCCGTGGTGGTCGTTTGCCATGGCGGTCAATGTTTTTCTGGTATTTTTTAATAATGCTAACCCGTGCAACTTTCAAAAGTACACATGGGTGTATTGTGTGATATGTTTCGGCGGGCCCATGCTGCCTGCGACTATACTTCTTTCTATTCGTAATGATGAGAGGGGGCCCGTCTTTGGTGATGCAGCA ttgtggtgttggatTAGACCGAAATGGAGCATCATCCGTCTCTACGCATACTACATTCCTATTTGGATCTGCATTGttttctccatcttcatctatATTGCTGTTGGATATCATGTCTTTCGGCACAGGAATCAGCTGCGTAATGTTACATTTCAGGTTTCGAATAGTAATTACCGGAATGGATCCTTGTCTGATAGCGAGAATATGACCTCAGTAGAAGAG AATTCCACGGATGAAAATAGCTGCTACAGACTCGTTCCCATGGGAGTCCAAGTTACAACCAACTTTTCAAGTTTCGTCGAGGACCATCCTCCCCTGCCCCCTCACGTTGCTCATAGAACAACATCTCGTAGCGCGTGGTTGGATTCTCACAATGACTCTGATAGCGAAATGGCCCTCCCGACTCCACAATTTGAAACGATATGTTCCTCTGGAGGGCAGCATAAGAAACGCACAACCCTTGCGGGTAGACTGGGAAACCTCACTTCGACAGCCTCAATGAAGCTGAAGCGCCTGGATCCGGTGAAGATGGCGTATCTTCGGAcaagcttcatctttgggTTTTCCGTGCTAATTACATGGATTCCAAGCTCAGTCAACAGACTTTACAGTCTTGCCAATGGAGGGCAAGTCAGCTATTCTCTCAGCATCGCGAGTGGCTGTGTCTTGCCACTTCAAGGTGTATGGAACgcaatcatcttcttcacgACGAGCTGGTCCACGGTGCAGGCCGAAGCGAGAATTATAAAGACTAAATTTGGATACGGCGTAGGTGACTGCCGATCTCGCTTAGAGAGCAGAATGGACATTTCATCGAACGAAAGGTGCGATGCATTCAGCGAGTCCCAGCGAGACGGGTTGCACCTCCCCGATATGGAGACTCACGAAACAAAGTGA
- a CDS encoding thioesterase superfamily protein (similar to Metarhizium robertsii ARSEF 23 XP_007823194.1) has product MSENNPSQLTPLDRVLSPPLNLHPPNTPSTLYPSALTYFTSIPWCANLLLSETSPHGIGPAIPFIPQCFNPMSPQHDQFVGATLANPRGLRHVLSFFRPDDETHLRDPARPITRVDTLFAVGEGLSGYHNIIHGGMTMTMVDEAMGTVNEINTALGKDGLVHKLSSVTASLEIKFLRPVPVPGVVWITSWTESIDGRKTRMRCEVKDGEGAVLAKCASTWVALKANL; this is encoded by the coding sequence ATGTCAGAAAACAACCCATCCCAACTCACCCCCCTAGACCGCGTCCTCTCCCCCCCTCTAAACCTCCACCCCCCAAACACCCCATCAACGCTCTACCCATCCGCCCTCACGTACTTCACCTCCATCCCCTGGTGCGCGAACCTCCTCCTCAGCGAAACATCCCCCCACGGCATCGGCCCCGCCATCCCCTTCATCCCACAATGCTTCAACCCCATGTCCCCCCAGCACGACCAATTCGTCGGCGCAACGCTCGCCAACCCCCGCGGTCTACGGCACGtgctctccttcttccgGCCCGACGATGAGACGCACCTCCGCGATCCAGCACGGCCCATCACGCGCGTGGACACGCTGTTTGCCGTGGGCGAGGGGCTAAGCGGGTATCACAACATTATCCACGGGGGCATGACGATGACAATGGTGGATGAGGCGATGGGCACGGTGAACGAGATCAACACGGCGCTGGGGAAGGACGGGCTGGTGCACAAGCTGAGTAGTGTGACGGCGAGTCTGGAGATTAAGTTTCTGAGGCCGGTGCCGGTGCCGGGCGTGGTGTGGATTACGTCGTGGACGGAGAGTATTGACGGGcggaagacgaggatgaggtgTGAGGTGAAGGATGGGGAGGGGGCGGTTTTGGCGAAATGTGCGAGTACGTGGGTTGCTTTGAAGGCGAATTTAtaa
- a CDS encoding C2 domain-containing protein (similar to Verticillium alfalfae VaMs.102 XP_003008179.1): MATVTTNSAPATNGVNGHDQTKPEITQPGPGLENENGNENDVNIDEPPHNKPDTTQPSNSGDANPTEQDAPRADNSQAQQNGGNSSHKPLPKTSTGLKNAIKSKKPPGGFDKTPLPDAPPGYTLRFTFRSAANLAPADLSTASSDPFLTATLKASNPKRHKEDPDLVHRTRTIRKTTEPEWNEEWVVANVPRSGFTLKCRLYDEDAADHDDRLGNVTIKVPQVYEEWEGIPPPGKEFEGKKRMMSKRAFLVKGIASLIYSDTHLAPRLCISIEVLGKSDPPYAQMYTVGPTMWTKHFSPMIGRLAGTKVNKDEEHDQDGGPSQPESSGRAEEKKSQKYDFQANEMQLQGPVPPELYHRYVEFRPIIGSMFSSKGIRGKVLNMALHKQHNRVYNYDQSTEWGDFEPCSDAATMALLRLAHFDEGGRLFTYVLTLDGLFRFTETGKEFGIDLLSKHTMHSNVETYIACSGEFFIRRLERPVASDDPDPKVKTHPKEPLSGGPPEDSPPPNPAYYQLVIDNDSGTYRPDKSILPKLKEFLERNFPNMGVIAMHWEEEELQKLKENQRATKKREGRMINVVMNRSVSSISSAESELNDRDETWESGKKSKREAAFAAIENPHTLKDAMRGSRAAKTEVAA; the protein is encoded by the exons ATGGCGACTGTCACCACAAATTCGGCTCCCGCGACAAACGGCGTCAACGGCCATGATCAGACGAAGCCTGAAATCACCCAACCGGGACCTGGCCTAGAAAACGAAAACGGAAACGAAAACGAcgtcaacattgatgaaCCGCCTCACAACAAGCCTGACACTACTCAACCATCCAATTCAGGCGACGCAAACCCGACTGAACAGGATGCACCCCGCGCCGACAATTCGCAAGCGCAGCAAAACGGTGGCAATTCGTCTCACAAGCCCTTACCAAAGACGAGCACTGGTCTGAAAAACGCCATCAAAAGCAAGAAGCCGCCAGGAGGTTTCGACAAAACTCCTCTGCCTGATGCACCTCCAGGCTACACCTTGCGATTTACATTTCgttccgccgccaacttggcaCCAGCTGACTTGAGCACTGCATCTTCTGACCCCTTCCTGACGGCAACGCTCAAGGCGTCCAATCCGAAGAGACATAAGGAGGATCCAGACCTGGTCCATCGCACACGAACAATTCGAAAAACGACAGAGCCAGAATGGAACGAAGAGTGGGTAGTCGCGAATGTCCCCAGATCGGGCTTCACACTCAAGTGCCGGCTTTACGATGAGGACGCCGCCGACCATGATGATCGGCTCGGAAACGTCACAATCAAGGTACCTCAGGTTTATGAAGAGTGGGAGGGCATCCCTCCGCCGGGCAAGGAGTTTGAAGGCAAGAAGCGGATGATGAGCAAGCGAGCTTTCCTGGTCAAAGGCATAGCGAGCTTGATATACTCTGATACGCATTTAGCTCCACGGCTCTGTATTAGTATTGAGGTCCTGGGCAAATCGGACCCTCCGTATGCGCAAATGTATACGGTTGGTCCGACCATGTGGACGAAGCATTTTAGTCCTATGATTGGGAGACTTGCAGGGACCAAGGTGAATAAGGATGAGGAGCATGATCAGGATGGAGGACCGAGTCAACCTGAGAGTTCGGGCAGGGccgaagagaagaagagccaaAAATACGA CTTCCAAGCCAACGAAATGCAGCTGCAAGGCCCGGTACCACCCGAGCTGTACCATCGATATGTCGAGTTCAGACCCATTATCGGCTCCATGTTCTCGTCCAAAGGTATTCGCGGCAAGGttctcaacatggcattACACAAGCAGCACAACCGCGTGTACAACTATGATCAATCCACGGAATGGGGCGACTTCGAGCCGTGCTCCGACGCGGCTACCATGGCTCTGCTCCGGCTCGCTCACTTTGATGAAGGCGGCCGCCTGTTCACCTATGTCCTCACGCTGGACGGACTATTTAGATTCACAGAGACGGGTAAGGAATTTGGCATCGATCTCCTGAGTAAGCACACTATGCACTCTAATGTCGAGACGTATATCGCCTGCTCTGGCGAATTCTTTATACGCCGACTCGAACGACCTGTCGCTTCGGATGACCCTGATCCCAAAGTGAAGACGCATCCTAAGGAGCCTCTTTCCGGGGGTCCTCCTGAGGATTCGCCCCCTCCTAACCCGGCGTACTATCAGCTTGTTATTGACAATGACTCGGGAACATACCGACCCGATAAGTCTATTCTGCCGAAGCTCAAGGAGTTTCTGGAGAGGAACTTCCCCAACATGGGTGTCATTGCTATGCactgggaggaagaggagctgcagaagttgaaggagaatCAGCGTGCCACTAAGAAGAGAGAGGGTCGTATGATTAATGTCGTTATGAATAGGAGTGTGAGCAGTATCAGCTCTGCGGAGAGTGAGTTGAATGATCGGGATGAGACCTGGGAGTCTGGTAAGAAGAGTAAGAGGGAGGCTGCGTTTGCTGCAATTGAGAATCCGCATACGTTGAAGGATGCAATGAGAGGGTCGAGGGCTGCTAAGACTGAGGTGGCGGCGTGA
- a CDS encoding alkaline phosphatase (similar to Neosartorya fischeri NRRL 181 XP_001257987.1), which translates to MRSQLFLYAASVLVSTATASFDGNLNYDSPSKRHERLGIDVGLVERRSWKRDNVEYKPSELHFTHGIASGDPWSESVILWTRVAPSNDSSQSEVTVDGTAPLYSHEREKYIKADPNPICLEWQVFKAEKPDSKDRKVVASGKAYTTSDIDYTVKVEAKGLKPLTSYFYQFNVCGSTNKSPVGRTKTAPGKDDAVSKLSFAVFACADYRNGHFNAYGNAARKDKHDYVIHLGDYIYEHARPGGRVMKPPRILWTLGDYRTRHGQYRTDPDLQLLAQNHPWITTWDDHEFANNGWKDGFSELNNTEDSFLKSGFKITVETRKAHAVRSYFEWMPIRQADLDDGLRVWRNFQMGKLLDLVILDTRNYDRSITNLNWNKNYITKISDDASRSLMGPRQESWFYRTLSQSKKRGARWRIIGNQIIFSRIYQDDKFGLDGDSWDGYIANRNRTLEHLYDNKIDNNIFLAGDTHQNWASDLAWLGTKPYDKATGNGAIGVEFAGTAVSSGGHQGPIEPVAGNSARAFLRRNEELGWQEGYYRGYFHLTVTPEKTTAQYYGSPTVNFRNGWDLPLANFTVAAGGNKIDRPIAGGRVESGALKGGEVKHTNLTLNTDTGKWQVIGFPKMYLESMDKKKEV; encoded by the exons ATGAGGTCTCAACTTTTCCTTTACGCCGCCAGTGTGCTGGTCAGTACGGCTACTGCCAGCTTTGACGGTAACCTCAACTATGACAGTCCTTCCAAGCGTCATGAACGCCTAGGGATTGACGTTGGTCTTGTTGAGCGTCGATCATGGAAGCGTGACAATGTGGAATATAAGCCTTCGGAGCTGCATTTCACTCATGGCATTGCCTCAGGTGATCCTTGGTCTGAGAGTGTTATTCTCTGGACCCGTGTTGCCCCGTCAAATGACTCCAGCCAGAGTGAAGTGACGGTTGATGGCACTGCTCCTCTGTATAGCCACGAGAGGGAGAAGTATATCAAGGCTGATCCTAACCCCATCTGTCTTGAGTGGCAGGTCTTCAAGGCCGAAAAGCCTGATAGTAAGGACCGAAAGGTTGTTGCTAGTGGCAAGGCATATACAACGTCTGATATTGACTACACTGTCAAG GTTGAGGCCAAGGGTCTGAAGCCGTTGACTTCGTACTTTTACCAGTTTAATGTGTGCGGATCTACCAACAAGAGTCCTGTTGGACGTACCAAGACGGCGCCTGGCAAGGATGACGCTGTGTCTAAATTGAGCTTTGCTGTATTTGCGTGCGCCGACTACC GCAATGGTCACTTCAATGCCTATGGAAACGCTGCTAGAAAGGATAAGCACGACTATGTCATCCATCTTGGTGACTACATATATGAGCATGCAAGGCCGGGCGGGCGTGTTATGAAGCCCCCTCGTATTCTTTGGACACTTGGTGACTACAGGACCCGACATGGACAG TACCGAACCGACCCTGATTTGCAGCTTCTTGCCCAGAACCACCCTTGGATTACGACTTGGGATGATCACG AgtttgccaacaatggcTGGAAGGACGGATTCAGTGAGCTTAACAACACTGAGGACTCGTTCCTCAAGTCTGGGTTTAAGATTACTGTTGAAACTCGCAAGGCTCATGCTGTTCGATCGTACTTTGAGTGGATGCCCATTCG TCAAGCCGatcttgacgatggcctgAGAGTCTGGAGAAACTTCCAGATGGGCAAGCTGCTGgatcttgtcattcttgACACCCGAAACTACGACCGTAGTATCACCAACCTCA ACTGGAATAAGAACTACATTACCAAGATTTCCGATGATGCCAGCCGGTCTTTGATGGGACCTCGTCAGGAGAGCTGGTTTTATCGAACACTCAGCCAGTCCAAGAAGCGTGGTGCAAGGTGGCGCATCATTGGTAACCAGATTATCTTTTCACGCATATACCAGGATGACAAGTTTGGGCTGGACGGCGATTCCTGGGAT GGATATATTGCAAACCGCAACAGGACTCTGGAACATCTGTATGACAACAAAATTGacaacaacatcttcctgGCTGGAGACACGCACCAGAACTGG GCCTCGGATCTTGCATGGCTAGGCACGAAGCCATACGACAAGGCAACTGGGAATGGAGCCATTGGAGTTGAATTCGCCGGCACGGCAGTCAGCTCTGGCGGACACCAGGGACCTATCGAACCTGTTGCTGGTAACAGTGCCCGCGCTTTTCTCCGCCGTAACGAGGAACTTGGCTGGCAGGAGGGTTATTATCGAGGATATTTCCACTTGACTGTTACTCCGGAGAAGACCACGGCCCAGTACTACG GATCTCCCACTGTCAATTTTCGCAACGGCTGGGATCTCCCGCTGGCCAACTTTAccgttgctgctggcggcaACAAGATAGATAGACCTATTGCAGGTGGAAGAGTTGAGAGTGGTGCGCTCAAGGGTGGTGAGGTCAAGCACACTAACTTGACGCTGAATACGGATACTGGAAAATGGCAGGTTATTGGGTTTCCGAAGATGTACCTGGAGAGTATGGATAAGAAGAAAGAAGTATGA
- a CDS encoding aspartate aminotransferase (similar to Metarhizium robertsii ARSEF 23 XP_007823197.1) — protein sequence MDDPFRDDIRDTTALRKETEDRIRSKLRGFYFASTDTILGNKLEDQVLLQELCPNDSRNNIASDVTNYIFRTLLACIDQWPVLDADGPLPFWNTIATLGENNSNIHIQPAMARDLVTALIKARQRYVLRQTAIYSDFDLEGDLTMSSDTAAQMILERILILKDPSEFSGDVFRSPLCSEKEKQHLLKHAVQYGPTKKISGNKFQIALRAPQNLHPISDLAWRPKGSSARGFVERLAVGLNSPKSGCGDIPVPRTVPSKSGSTPSQKYKSERPHTGGIGKRKSECLFLTPTRCKPQIIQDKSPLLRSGGSESSPVSKKKVKRATTRADQQVADKPISPTVEKYLRSSFKFRSKE from the coding sequence ATGGATGACCCATTCCGAGACGATATCCGCGATACCACCGCTCTGCGAAAAGAAACAGAAGATCGCATTCGCTCAAAGCTCCGTGGCTTCTATTTTGCCAGCACCGACACAATTCTGGGAAACAAACTCGAAGATCAGGTCCTGCTGCAAGAACTGTGCCCAAACGACTCGCGAAACAACATCGCCTCGGATGTAACCAATTACATCTTCAGAACACTCTTGGCGTGCATCGATCAATGGCCAGTGTTAGATGCAGACGGGCCTTTACCTTTCTGGAACACCATAGCCACTCTTGGCGAGAATAATTCGAATATTCACATCCAACCTGCCATGGCTCGAGACCTCGTTACGGCCCTTATCAAAGCAAGGCAGCGATATGTGCTACGTCAAACTGCAATATACTCCGACTTTGATCTGGAAGGTGATCTGACGATGAGCAGCGACACAGCTGCACAGATGATTCTCGAGCGCATCCTGATCCTGAAAGATCCGAGTGAATTCTCTGGCGATGTATTCAGAAGCCCCCTTTGCAGCGAAAAGGAGAAACAACACTTGCTGAAGCATGCGGTGCAGTACGGCCCAACAAAGAAAATCTCTGGCAACAAATTTCAAATTGCGCTGAGAGCGCCGCAAAATCTCCATCCCATTTCAGACCTAGCCTGGAGGCCAAAAGGCTCCAGTGCGAGAGGGTTTGTTGAAAGACTGGCCGTTGGCCTCAATTCCCCCAAGTCAGGCTGTGGTGATATCCCAGTACCAAGAACAGTGCCTTCGAAATCGGGGTCGACACCAAGCCAAAAATACAAAAGTGAAAGGCCTCACACTGGGGGTATTGGGAAACGCAAATCGGAATGCTTATTCTTAACCCCTACACGATGCAAGCCTCAAATTATACAGGACAAATCTCCATTGCTGCGCAGTGGCGGTTCCGAGAGCAGCCCAgtgagcaagaagaaggtcaagAGGGCAACCACAAGAGCCGACCAACAAGTAGCGGACAAACCAATATCCCCGACGGTCGAGAAGTATCTAAGAAGTTCGTTCAAGTTTCGTTCCAAAGAGTAG
- a CDS encoding aspartate aminotransferase (similar to Metarhizium acridum CQMa 102 XP_007810313.1), with protein sequence MDNIKDFPLDNWIREQSPNCKVAFHASCSKTLSINELCQLSATPGTEAFDRHLKLDYGPFEGSTKLRSRIAEMHSTPETPLTADNVIITPGSILANYLVLQTLCKKGDHIICQYPSYGQLYLLPRHHGVDITLWAMEEAQNWLPDVNKLAGMIRPNTKAIILNNPNNPIGTILSRNFLEKVVDVAKKSNIAVFCDEVFTPLFHTEDPAPPPVVSLGYDNSVSTGSLSKAYGLPGVRVGWVVSRNATLLRKILVARDYTTISVSQLDDSVAAYALSRDVCPNLLKRNLELCKESITVLDDFVRRNKRCRWTKPQGGGTGFIQIFDDDGQPVDDYEVGLQIVKEQGLLVVPCGFCFREEGTSDFKGYLRFPLGDPDVLREGLPLLEKFLNN encoded by the exons ATGGACAACATTAAAGATTTTCCTCTTGATAATTGGA TTCGAGAACAGAGT CCAAATTGCAAAGTTGCGTTTCATG CTTCCTGCTCCAAGACTCTTTCAATCAATGAACTTTGCCAACTCTCTGCCACGCCCGGTACAGAAGCATTTGACCGTCATCTCAAGCTCGATTATGGCCCGTTTGAAGGCTCAACTAAACTGCGGTCGCGCATTGCCGAGATGCATTCAACTCCTGAAACACCACTTACAGCAGATAATGTAATCATCACACCTGggtccatcttggccaattATCTGGTTCTACAAACGTTGTGCAAGAAAGGGGATCATATAATTTGCCAGTATCCTTCATATGGCCAGCTCTATCTGTTGCCGAGACATCATGGGGTGGACATTACACTTTGGGCCATGGAAGAGGCTCAGAATTGGCTGCCCGATGTGAACAAGTTGGCGGGAATGATTAGACCAAATACGAAGGCAATCATCTTGAA CAACCCGAACAATCCGATTGGAACAATTCTTTCCAGGAACTTCCTTGAGAAGGTTGTCGATGTAGCTAAGAAGTCTAACATTGCCGTCTTTTGTGACGAAGTCTTCACTCCACTGTTTCATACGGAAGatcctgctcctccaccagtCGTATCCTTGGGATATGACAACTCCGTGTCGACGGGATCTCTATCTAAAGCATATGGGCTCCCTGGAGTGCGGGTAGGCTGGGTCGTATCTCGAAACGCTACGCTACTGCGTAAAATTCTCGTTGCTAGAGATTATACCACAATTTCAGTCTCGCAGCTCGACGATAGCGTTGCCGCGTATGCGCTTAGTCGTGACGTGTGCCCAAATCTTCTGAAGCGTAATTTAGAGCTGTGTAAAGAGAGTATCACTGTGCTGGATGACTTTGTGCGACGGAATAAACGATGTCGATGGACCAAACCCCAAGGGGGAGGCACAGGCTTTATCCAGATCTtcgacgatgatggccaacCCGTTGACGACTATGAGGTTGGGCTACAGATTGTGAAGGAACAGGGCTTGTTAGTGGTTCCTTGCGGGTTTTGTTTCCGAGAAGAAGGAACCAGTGACTTCAAGGGATACCTTAGGTTTCCTCTTGGGGATCCTGATGTGCTCCGGGAAGGTCTGCCTCTGTTGGAGAAATTTTTGAACAATTGA
- a CDS encoding arginyl-tRNA synthetase (similar to Aspergillus terreus NIH2624 XP_001208759.1) has translation MKTSTPESLAAFVAEVAASPLPMRPAAHQNLHVDNRPLDICRAYLAEILIEATNCELDTALDSIQSPNTLPNGDLVVPVPRLRLKGRPPKEQCAEIASKFPEYHALFKQPSPSGIHLPFFLSPKTLPRLVLPYIFDRQSTFGQDTTFGKKDASNPELGRKRIVVEFSSPNIAKEFHAGHLRSTIIGAYISNLYKNMGWDVVKVNYLGDWGKQFGLLAVGWERFGSEEELAKAPLKHLLEVYAQINTLFRPEEEACKLARDQGRDTSDIESKGIYAERNAFFRRLEDGDQEALNLWQRFRDLSIDRYTMTYDRLNIKFDEYSGESQVATKTINDVEQALKEKGVYEERDGSWMIDFAKHGAKHLNVAVVRGRTGTTTYLLRDVAAVLEREKQYGFDKMIYVVSTEQDIYFQRLFKTLELIGRKDLAERVQHVNFGKVLGMSSRLGNVQLLSDILDKCSMSTHDMMRQNEAKYAQVPDPDTVADRIGISAVMVQDMTGKRINDYPFDISRMTSFEGDTGPYLQYCHARLNSMLRRTGLSVEQLAAFVEQDPKALETDLGANSHCVNLLRLVAQYPDVTTAAYRNLEPSTILTYLFRLTHQLSSCYDAVQVVRAEEGVDAKTARAAMYEAARQVLENGMRLLGITPVER, from the coding sequence ATGAAAACCAGCACACCTGAAAGTTTGGCGGCATTTGTCGCTGAAGTGGCTGCTTCACCACTTCCAATGAGGCCTGCAGCGCACCAAAACTTACACGTTGACAACCGACCCTTGGATATATGTCGAGCGTATCTGGCTGAGATATTGATTGAAGCTACAAACTGTGAGCTTGACACTGCGCTAGATTCAATCCAGTCCCCAAATACATTACCGAACGGCGACCTCGTGGTTCCAGTCCCGCGACTTCGACTCAAAGGCAGGCCACCAAAGGAGCAGTGTGCTGAAATTGCCAGCAAGTTTCCAGAGTATCATGCCTTGTTCAAACAGCCAAGTCCATCTGGTATCCATCTGCCgttttttctttctcccaAGACGTTACCCCGACTTGTACTCCCCTACATTTTTGATCGCCAGAGCACTTTCGGCCAAGACACTACATTTGGAAAGAAGGACGCATCAAATCCGGAGCTTGGCCGAAAACGAATCGTGGTAGAGTTCTCGTCTCCGAATATAGCCAAGGAGTTCCACGCCGGTCATCTTCGAAGTACCATCATTGGCGCATACATCTCAAATCTGTATAAGAACATGGGCTGGGATGTTGTGAAGGTCAACTACCTTGGGGACTGGGGCAAGCAATTTGGCTTACTGGCCGTGGGATGGGAGCGATTCGGTTCAGAAGAAGAGCTAGCAAAGGCGCCACTGAAGCATTTACTCGAAGTGTACGCTCAGATCAACACACTATTCCGGCCAGAGGAGGAAGCCTGCAAACTTGCTCGAGACCAAGGTCGCGATACTTCAGACATCGAATCCAAAGGTATTTATGCGGAACGGAATGCCTTTTTTCGTCGCTTGGAAGATGGTGACCAGGAGGCATTAAACCTATGGCAGCGATTTCGGGACCTAAGTATTGATCGATACACAATGACGTACGATCGGTTGAACATCAAGTTTGACGAGTATTCTGGAGAATCTCAGGTTGCTACCAAAACCATCAATGACGTTGAGCAGGCTCTAAAAGAGAAAGGAGTGTACGAGGAGCGAGACGGCTCATGGATGATTGATTTTGCCAAGCACGGGGCAAAACACTTGAACGTAGCTGTTGTCCGAGGGCGAACTGGAACAACCACTTACTTGCTTCGAGACGTTGCAGCAGTGTTGGAGCGAGAGAAACAATACGGCTTTGACAAGATGATTTACGTCGTATCAACCGAACAAGACATCTATTTCCAACGACTATTCAAGACACTCGAGCTTATAGGAAGGAAGGATCTTGCCGAGCGAGTACAGCACGTCAACTTTGGCAAGGTTCTAGGCATGTCATCGCGTCTAGGCAACGTGCAACTCCTCAGCGACATCTTGGAcaaatgttcaatgtcaacgCATGACATGATGCGCCAAAACGAAGCCAAATACGCTCAAGTTCCCGACCCGGATACCGTCGCTGACCGAATTGGAATTTCTGCAGTCATGGTACAGGACATGACTGGCAAACGAATTAATGACTATCCGTTCGACATTTCACGAATGACTTCCTTTGAAGGCGATACCGGCCCGTACTTGCAGTACTGCCATGCTCGACTCAACTCGATGCTTCGCCGAACCGGTTTGAGTGTTGAGCAACTGGCTGCGTTTGTGGAACAAGACCCGAAAGCCTTGGAGACTGACTTGGGTGCAAATAGTCATTGTGTCAATCTGCTTCGACTGGTCGCACAGTACCCTGATGTGACGACGGCAGCGTACAGGAATTTGGAGCCCTCGACTATTTTGACGTATTTGTTTCGGTTGACTCATCAGCTTTCGTCTTGTTATGATGCCGTTCAAGTGGTTAGGGCTGAGGAGGGCGTAGATGCTAAGACTGCGCGGGCTGCTATGTATGAAGCTGCTCGGCAGGTGTTGGAGAATGGAATGCGGTTACTTGGGATTACTCCCGTTGAGAGGTAA